From Anopheles funestus chromosome 3RL, idAnoFuneDA-416_04, whole genome shotgun sequence, a single genomic window includes:
- the LOC125770491 gene encoding E3 ubiquitin-protein ligase TRAIP-like isoform X1, with product MKYECAICTEAFLPSSEVDTTPCGHMFHRHCLSRWLEQSKTCPQCRKQCTPAQLIKMYFNVASNSSLEKQLENLTLKFRAQEALLKTLKNDATAHKCEQQKMSKTIQDLEKELRTKNDAKDLLLKNKDYSISNIRHQQQLLKKMKNDAAIHKITQKTEAKRIKMLEEELHKRKIISNLMLQEGDCFTSKIRVQEQLLNTLKNEAAVHTNKQQQMIAAIQNVEQQLRTTEIRNNSLLREQYCFTSKIRVQQQLLEKLKSEHRGLFSANALMMPLLFSGVILAIRFYTYCASKK from the exons ATGAAATACGAGTGTGCCATTTGTACTGAAGCATTTTTACCATCATCCGAAGTAGACACTACGCCATGTGGCCACATGTTTCATCGCCATTGCCTGTCGAGATGGCTAGAACA ATCCAAAACATGTCCACAGTGCCGCAAACAATGCACTCCAGCACAACTCAtcaaaatgtatttcaatgtaGCGTCCAATAGTTCATTGGAGAAACAATTGGAAAACCTCACATTGAAATTCCGTGCTCAGGAAGCGctgttgaaaacgttgaaaaacGATGCAACCGCACATAAATGCGAACAGCAAAAGATGAGTAAAACTATACAGGACTTGGAAAAGGAGCTACGGACTAAGAATGATGCAAAAgatttgttgttgaaaaataagGATTACTCTATCTCGAACATTCGCCATCAGCAACagttgttgaaaaaaatgaaaaatgatgcaGCCATACATAAAATCACACAGAAAACAGAGGCTAAACGTATTAAAATGTTGGAAGAAGAGTtacacaaaaggaaaataatcagTAATCTGATGCTGCAGGAAGGAGATTGTTTTACCTCAAAAATTCGCGTTCAGGAACAACTGTTGAACACATTAAAAAACGAGGCAGCCgtacatacaaacaaacagcaacagaTGATTGCAGCTATACAGAACGTGGAACAACAGCTACGTACTACGGAAATTCGGAATAATTCGCTTCTGCGGGAACAGTATTGTTTTACCTCGAAAATTCGCGTTCAGCAACAactgttggaaaaattgaaaagtgaACATCGAGGGCTGTTCTCTGCAAATGCTTTAATGATGCCATTACTGTTCAGTGGTGTAATTCTTGCAATTCGTTTTTATACTTATTGTGCGTCTAAGAAATAA
- the LOC125770504 gene encoding probable oligoribonuclease, which translates to MPAWCRILSLNKQNFVKTLCFNFAPVSKVHRQRMSQLSSQNLVWMDLEMTGLDVDKDRILEIACIITDSKLNIIAKGPNIIIHEPDAVLNTMNSWCKEHHAKSGLIEAVKKSTYTLGEAEQHVLDFVKQYCPERSCPMAGNSIYMDRIFVIKHMPTLNEYLHYRVIDVSTVKELSKRWNGYVYNSSPPKILAHRALDDIEESIKEMKYYKDVFFKTDDNAN; encoded by the coding sequence ATGCCGGCgtggtgtagaatactttcgttaaacaaacaaaattttgtgaaaacgTTGTGCTTCAATTTTGCACCTGTATCAAAAGTTCATAGGCAAAGGATGTCACAACTATCATCGCAAAATTTGGTGTGGATGGACCTGGAAATGACGGGTTTGGATGTAGATAAGGATCGTATCTTGGAGATCGCATGCATCATAACAGACAGCAAACTGAACATTATAGCCAAAGGACCAAATATAATCATACATGAACCAGATGCTGTTTTGAATACAATGAACAGTTGGTGCAAGGAGCATCATGCAAAGTCCGGATTGATAGAAGCTGTGAAAAAATCGACCTACACTCTGGGGGAGGCGGAACagcatgttttggattttgttAAGCAGTACTGTCCCGAGCGAAGCTGTCCAATGGCCGGAAACAGCATTTACATGGATCGGATATTTGTGATAAAACATATGCCAACGTTGAACGAATACCTGCATTACCGTGTGATCGATGTAAGCACAGTAAAGGAACTGAGCAAACGATGGAATGGTTATGTGTATAACTCATCTCCACCGAAAATTCTGGCTCACCGAGCTTTGGACGATATCGAGGAAAGCATTAAAGAGATGAAATATTACaaggatgtgttttttaaaactgACGATAATGCCAATTGA